A part of Arcobacter sp. F2176 genomic DNA contains:
- a CDS encoding RHS repeat domain-containing protein yields MTKVFYKSFLKLSVFITITLSTQLFAVNTNIQTLQACSSSNYEKIYNFTPLCIGDEKIELINNLNTYGSNNAEYQTKGNNFSKIISLDENNSIIWQITTKEGLTYTYKDLTKDSSNNALFDNKRLKITSIKDTANNTITLPYKSSEIIFDYEYSTNNEPLLSQITTSTESGTAYYGISYDTNNTATITTLQAPKNTSVILSKKYDYDVNLRELRESISGLGIESRIKKYEYGDTSSNKIIKIINPLGQIQTKTYDENNNLISFVDENSLTTTWEYDVNNRKIKETRPDSTTTTYVYSTNDLINNASYKLLITEKGQPNITKYYDNKKRLIQTEKLAFNHRNILEDITYDDGRISSYSMPYFKGEKPYFIYITYDEKNRVISLDKPGLNEQRLITSYTYNDTTTVTYPDGKTKIINNDGTNTNLQYKYDVIGNLIETTDDLNRKVLYSYDLLNRLVKKEIFSNNANEAENIVYYVYDRANNGQGKLAYEKSKEYKKEYFYDDFSRIKADKVYLGNKTFATQYSYTPESKLEKTISPDGFVTINEYNELGYLSAIKSPKKDSVELDFNALKELISDNLTNEYNLYVQYYDLKSKVNFYTYKKELYTTLSTEYANIDTQIQAQLISISALLDETISLLNSNITEYEKYLTNYKKIRNNYLLPKATENSAEENFKWLKDTFNSRSKDYLSLSTTYIDKASNLLEGIITNPELLNSKLNIDKKLINNYKDEATSISDYAQSLLSQSNNYNIQYEALKKGLGGTQQNGYLGTFASDEYKYFYKILDTDPLGRVTNEILGNGLVTKRVYDPSSGNLLRITTGYYGNNDIKDIQYTYDTNNNLTVKYDLNNKFTQSYKYNEKNRLVSASSVGESFYSNIAYNYVDVIDSQYTYNNAENKFTNKTTNLSITVNEPNIIKDGLLTQDTLYAADKSSYKATRTNGDKISTTYKVGKNFKYTVDDEGTKYKNYIYVNGQLIAIHDEDNISDLSIPNNYYIHKDLFGSIDIITNQSALVEKSISYRPFGEQSDITWTTLEENDNLTNIGFKGYEKNQFNLLDINGYAYDPKVAKTLTDESINILDDNSSEFFMYSSPTKYVDKTMDNWYKNFINIFDMKKLLSNDDPLFNLEIKKDIYSLSSLANVYIGSTPPDDSSLIWYKPNENGGLDISIFNGTSWESKGTTGSLDTTGTITASSLEQLNNMPCFYKDLGFVDSGSSKIPYTCSTSQKWELGGIFSGTFDMLDLVSKYQTALSGSKINASTQNGEYSGTKEFTKIGEYWVDASNNYIASDTLANIIPKTNMNLNSIAFALKDSSSLYILKKLDVPTQNMKWVYLANGFNDIVLNYNFIETVDGGYVLDKKSNNFFKQTNNVWTSLDNKIQLSSSSSGRDIFTNFNKEYRYYLVNNDCTDTSCYGTVENNYYAGIKFDNLFMYNYLSTGKNKNGLVDAIPQESIEEMYTNGINSVIFDNKVYTKQIDNKNNITYKREDDTYITKLGAEIPSSFVQNGILNLPTNYDSSVAVFNTNALVLPTYTQATNWADAPDNVQVMVNNTIFTHKVNGNIDFWTNNTSGDGQESATRIFTKGDRGNLPLITHSLEVLTKEVGTQNRYTDAGVTSSIDGTFKQWYYSVSGTIFNNLLDAKLVNAKFGDENFDDEIVNGGWSIDLNTIFVDSNNTVGTLAKRTPNKYCKEQVVNFNAYFGHGKKSRICWKTKGYQGTKIPSWLKSGTSAVSSYGGIDSSQNCKHYSYYRVKYTYYVTGNCPVYGADVWYK; encoded by the coding sequence ATGACAAAAGTATTTTATAAAAGTTTTTTAAAGCTCAGTGTTTTTATTACCATTACTTTATCTACACAGTTATTTGCAGTAAATACAAATATACAAACATTACAAGCTTGTAGCAGTAGTAATTATGAAAAAATATATAATTTCACACCTTTATGTATTGGCGATGAAAAAATAGAATTAATAAATAACTTAAATACCTATGGAAGCAACAATGCAGAATATCAAACAAAAGGTAATAACTTTTCTAAGATTATTTCTCTTGATGAAAACAACTCAATTATCTGGCAAATCACTACGAAAGAAGGTTTAACTTATACTTATAAAGATTTGACTAAGGATAGTTCAAATAATGCATTATTTGATAATAAAAGATTAAAGATAACAAGTATAAAAGATACTGCAAATAATACAATAACTCTTCCTTATAAAAGTTCTGAAATCATATTTGATTATGAATATTCAACTAATAATGAACCTCTTTTGAGTCAAATTACTACATCTACAGAAAGTGGAACTGCTTATTATGGAATATCATATGATACAAATAATACTGCAACTATAACTACACTTCAAGCTCCTAAAAATACTTCAGTGATTTTAAGTAAAAAATATGACTATGATGTGAATTTAAGAGAGCTTAGAGAAAGTATTAGTGGGTTAGGTATAGAATCTCGTATAAAAAAATATGAATATGGAGATACTTCTTCAAACAAAATTATAAAAATAATTAATCCACTGGGACAGATTCAAACAAAAACTTATGATGAAAATAATAATCTTATTTCTTTTGTGGATGAAAATTCTTTAACAACAACTTGGGAATATGATGTAAATAATAGAAAAATAAAAGAAACAAGACCTGATAGTACAACAACAACTTATGTATACAGTACAAACGATTTAATTAATAATGCTTCTTACAAACTACTTATCACAGAAAAAGGGCAACCAAATATCACAAAATATTATGATAATAAAAAGAGATTAATCCAAACAGAAAAACTAGCTTTTAATCATAGAAATATTTTAGAAGATATAACATATGATGATGGAAGAATAAGCTCTTACTCTATGCCATATTTCAAGGGTGAAAAACCTTATTTTATTTATATCACTTATGATGAAAAGAATAGAGTTATTTCTTTAGATAAACCTGGACTAAATGAACAAAGACTAATTACATCATATACTTACAATGATACAACAACGGTAACTTATCCAGATGGTAAAACAAAAATAATCAATAATGATGGTACTAATACAAATCTTCAATATAAATATGATGTGATAGGAAATCTTATTGAAACTACTGATGATTTGAATAGAAAAGTTTTATATAGTTATGACCTTCTAAATAGATTAGTTAAAAAAGAGATTTTTTCTAATAATGCCAATGAAGCAGAAAATATTGTATATTATGTTTACGATAGAGCAAATAATGGTCAAGGAAAATTAGCATATGAAAAATCAAAAGAATATAAAAAGGAATACTTTTATGATGATTTTTCAAGAATAAAAGCTGATAAAGTATATCTTGGAAATAAAACTTTTGCAACACAATATTCATACACACCTGAAAGTAAACTAGAAAAAACAATTAGTCCTGATGGTTTTGTAACAATCAATGAATATAATGAGTTAGGTTATCTAAGTGCAATTAAATCTCCTAAAAAAGATTCTGTCGAGTTAGATTTTAATGCGTTAAAAGAACTTATCTCTGATAATTTAACAAATGAGTATAACTTATATGTGCAATATTATGATTTAAAATCAAAAGTTAATTTTTATACTTATAAAAAAGAACTTTACACAACACTTAGTACAGAATATGCTAATATAGATACCCAAATACAAGCTCAGCTTATTTCAATATCTGCACTTTTAGATGAAACTATTTCATTATTAAATTCTAATATTACTGAGTATGAGAAATATTTAACCAATTATAAAAAAATAAGAAATAACTATTTACTACCAAAAGCGACTGAGAATAGTGCTGAAGAAAATTTCAAATGGTTAAAAGATACTTTTAATAGTAGAAGTAAAGATTATCTTTCATTATCTACTACATACATTGATAAAGCTAGTAATTTACTTGAAGGAATCATTACAAATCCAGAATTGCTAAATAGCAAATTAAATATTGATAAAAAACTAATTAATAATTATAAAGATGAAGCAACATCAATAAGTGACTATGCTCAATCTTTATTATCTCAATCTAATAATTATAATATCCAATATGAAGCCTTAAAAAAAGGTTTAGGAGGAACTCAACAAAATGGGTATCTTGGAACCTTTGCTAGTGATGAATATAAATATTTTTACAAAATATTAGATACAGACCCTTTAGGTAGAGTAACAAATGAAATTTTAGGAAATGGCTTAGTTACAAAAAGAGTATATGATCCTTCTAGTGGAAACCTATTAAGAATCACAACTGGTTATTATGGTAATAATGATATTAAAGATATACAATATACTTATGATACCAATAATAACTTGACAGTAAAATATGATTTAAATAATAAATTTACTCAAAGTTATAAATATAATGAAAAAAATAGACTTGTAAGTGCCTCAAGTGTAGGAGAAAGCTTTTATTCAAATATCGCATATAACTATGTAGATGTAATTGATAGTCAATATACTTATAACAATGCAGAAAATAAATTTACAAATAAGACAACAAATCTATCAATTACAGTTAATGAGCCAAATATTATAAAAGATGGTTTATTAACACAAGATACACTATATGCAGCAGATAAATCAAGTTATAAAGCAACAAGAACCAATGGAGATAAAATCTCAACAACTTATAAAGTTGGTAAAAACTTTAAATATACAGTAGATGATGAAGGTACAAAATATAAAAACTATATCTATGTCAATGGACAACTAATTGCTATTCATGATGAGGATAATATTAGTGATTTATCAATTCCTAATAACTATTATATACATAAAGACCTATTTGGTTCTATTGATATAATTACTAATCAATCTGCACTTGTAGAAAAAAGTATAAGTTATAGACCCTTTGGAGAACAAAGTGACATTACTTGGACAACTTTAGAAGAAAATGATAATCTTACAAATATTGGATTTAAAGGATATGAGAAAAATCAATTTAATCTTTTAGATATTAATGGATATGCATATGATCCAAAAGTTGCAAAAACATTAACAGATGAATCAATAAATATATTAGATGACAATAGTAGTGAGTTTTTTATGTATAGTAGTCCAACTAAATATGTTGACAAAACAATGGATAATTGGTACAAAAACTTTATTAATATCTTTGATATGAAAAAACTTTTATCTAACGATGATCCATTATTTAACCTAGAGATAAAAAAAGATATTTACTCATTATCTTCTTTGGCAAATGTGTATATAGGTAGTACGCCTCCAGATGATTCAAGTTTGATATGGTATAAACCAAATGAGAATGGTGGGCTTGATATCTCAATATTTAATGGAACTTCTTGGGAAAGTAAAGGAACAACAGGTTCATTAGATACAACTGGAACAATTACAGCAAGTAGTCTAGAACAACTTAATAATATGCCTTGTTTTTATAAAGATTTAGGCTTTGTTGATTCAGGTTCAAGTAAAATTCCTTATACTTGTTCAACATCTCAAAAATGGGAATTAGGTGGAATATTTAGTGGAACTTTTGATATGTTAGACTTAGTATCAAAATATCAAACAGCATTAAGTGGAAGTAAAATCAATGCAAGTACACAAAATGGTGAATATTCTGGAACAAAAGAATTTACAAAAATTGGTGAATATTGGGTAGATGCTTCAAATAACTATATTGCATCAGATACTCTAGCAAATATTATTCCTAAAACAAATATGAATTTAAATAGTATTGCTTTTGCATTAAAAGATTCATCATCATTGTATATATTAAAAAAACTTGATGTACCAACACAAAATATGAAATGGGTTTATTTAGCGAATGGATTTAATGATATTGTATTAAACTATAATTTTATTGAAACAGTAGATGGGGGTTATGTATTAGATAAAAAAAGCAATAACTTCTTTAAACAAACAAATAATGTTTGGACTTCTTTAGATAATAAAATACAACTTTCTTCTAGCTCATCGGGAAGAGATATTTTTACAAACTTTAATAAAGAATATAGATATTACTTAGTAAATAATGATTGTACAGATACATCTTGTTATGGAACAGTTGAAAACAATTATTATGCTGGTATAAAATTTGATAATCTATTTATGTATAACTATCTATCAACAGGAAAAAATAAAAATGGATTAGTTGATGCTATTCCACAAGAATCAATAGAAGAAATGTACACAAATGGGATTAATTCTGTAATTTTTGATAATAAAGTATATACAAAACAAATTGATAATAAAAATAATATAACTTATAAAAGAGAAGATGATACTTATATTACAAAATTAGGTGCAGAAATACCTTCATCTTTTGTACAAAATGGCATATTAAATCTACCTACAAATTATGATTCAAGTGTTGCAGTATTTAATACTAATGCTTTAGTGCTACCTACTTATACACAAGCTACTAATTGGGCAGATGCGCCAGATAATGTTCAAGTAATGGTTAATAATACTATTTTTACACATAAAGTTAATGGGAATATTGACTTTTGGACAAATAATACAAGTGGTGATGGTCAAGAAAGTGCAACGAGAATTTTTACAAAAGGTGATAGAGGAAACCTACCTCTAATAACACATAGCTTAGAGGTATTGACAAAAGAAGTAGGTACACAAAATCGTTATACAGATGCAGGAGTAACATCAAGTATTGATGGAACATTTAAACAATGGTATTACTCTGTTTCGGGTACAATCTTTAATAACTTGTTGGATGCTAAGCTAGTTAATGCAAAATTTGGGGATGAAAACTTTGATGATGAAATAGTAAATGGAGGTTGGAGTATTGATTTAAATACAATATTCGTTGATTCTAATAACACTGTAGGAACTTTAGCAAAAAGAACACCAAATAAATATTGTAAAGAACAAGTAGTTAACTTTAATGCATATTTTGGGCATGGTAAAAAATCAAGAATTTGTTGGAAAACAAAAGGTTATCAGGGTACAAAAATACCTTCTTGGTTAAAGTCAGGTACTAGTGCTGTTTCTTCTTATGGAGGAATTGATTCTTCACAAAATTGTAAACATTATTCATATTATAGAGTTAAGTATACGTATTATGTTACAGGGAATTGTCCGGTATATGGCGCAGATGTTTGGTATAAATAG